A portion of the Krasilnikovia cinnamomea genome contains these proteins:
- the rph gene encoding rifamycin-inactivating phosphotransferase: MIEQYVLGLHEVGESHVALVGGKAAHLGALSRIDGVRVPAGWCVTTAAFRRILAQAPSIDDRLDRLSRLDPADRAAIRTLSAQIRRSIGETAVPGDLAAAITGPLGEQTAYAVRSSATAEDLPTASFAGQQDTYLNVVGPAAVLRHVSRCWASLFTERAVTYRLRNGFDQRKVHMAVVVQRMVFPDAAGILFTADPVTGNRRLATVDASFGLGEALVSGLVNPDVFTVRDGAVVARAVAAKQRAVVAVPAGGTRDVAVEARRQERPALTDAQAVRLVRLGRRIEAHFGRPQDIEWCLVDDDFHIVQSRPITTLFPIPAAGDGENRVYLSVGHQQMMTDPMKPLGASMWRLTALAPMHEAGGRLFVDATARLSAPASRAAFLEMVGRGDPLTRDALETLLDRGDFVPTLPDGGPPVGGGYAPIETDPAIVTELIERSQASIAALRRDIATLTGPALFDFLLEAFEEHKRDLGDPVSMRAIMAGMEATWWLNDRLGEWLGERNAADTLTLSAPGNITSEMGLALLDVADVIRPHPQVVAFLRAVDDDGFLDELPKLPGGAEARDAIESYLDRYGMRCVGEIDITRPRWRERPTTLVPVLLDNVRTFEPGAAARRFAHGRRQAREKEREVLERLRALPDGERKADETKRMIDRVRTFIGYREYPKYGIVSRYFVYKQALLAEVERLVRAGVLAAGEDAFYLTFAELHDVVRFHRVDDELIRRRREEFRSYQALTPPRVLTSDGEVLAGAYRRDDVPAGALAGLPVSAGTVEGRARVILDMAQADLEPGDILVTAHTDPSWTPLFVAVAGLVTEVGGLMTHGAVIAREYGLPAVVSVVDATRLIPDGQRIRVHGSDGYVELLP, encoded by the coding sequence ATGATCGAGCAGTACGTACTGGGACTTCACGAGGTCGGCGAGTCGCACGTCGCCCTCGTCGGCGGCAAGGCCGCGCACCTCGGCGCGCTGTCGCGGATCGACGGCGTCCGCGTACCGGCCGGCTGGTGCGTGACGACGGCGGCCTTCCGGCGGATCCTGGCGCAGGCCCCGTCGATCGACGATCGGCTCGATCGGCTGTCGCGCCTGGACCCGGCCGACCGGGCGGCGATCCGCACGCTCAGCGCGCAGATCCGCCGGAGCATCGGAGAGACCGCCGTTCCGGGCGATCTGGCGGCGGCCATCACCGGCCCGCTCGGCGAGCAGACCGCGTACGCCGTGCGGTCCAGCGCGACGGCCGAGGACCTGCCGACGGCCTCCTTCGCGGGCCAGCAGGACACGTACCTGAACGTCGTGGGGCCGGCGGCGGTGCTGCGGCACGTCAGCCGGTGCTGGGCGTCGCTGTTCACCGAACGGGCCGTGACGTACCGCCTGCGCAACGGCTTCGACCAGCGGAAGGTCCACATGGCCGTGGTGGTGCAGCGGATGGTCTTCCCGGACGCGGCCGGCATCCTGTTCACGGCCGACCCCGTCACCGGCAACCGGAGGCTCGCCACGGTGGACGCCAGCTTCGGCCTCGGCGAGGCCCTGGTGTCCGGCCTGGTGAACCCGGACGTCTTCACGGTGCGCGACGGTGCCGTCGTCGCCAGGGCGGTCGCGGCCAAACAGCGTGCCGTGGTGGCCGTCCCGGCGGGCGGGACGCGGGACGTGGCGGTCGAAGCGCGGCGGCAGGAGCGGCCGGCGTTGACGGATGCGCAGGCCGTCAGGCTTGTGCGGCTCGGGCGGCGGATCGAGGCGCACTTCGGCCGCCCGCAGGACATCGAATGGTGCCTGGTCGACGACGACTTCCACATCGTGCAGAGCCGGCCGATCACCACGCTCTTCCCCATCCCCGCGGCTGGCGACGGCGAGAACCGCGTCTACCTCTCCGTCGGCCACCAGCAGATGATGACCGACCCCATGAAGCCGCTCGGCGCGTCCATGTGGCGGCTGACGGCCCTGGCGCCGATGCACGAGGCGGGCGGGCGGCTGTTCGTCGACGCCACCGCGCGTCTGTCCGCACCGGCCAGCCGCGCGGCCTTCCTGGAGATGGTGGGCAGGGGCGATCCGCTGACCAGGGACGCGCTGGAGACCCTCCTCGATCGCGGCGACTTCGTCCCGACGCTGCCGGACGGCGGGCCGCCGGTCGGCGGCGGGTACGCCCCGATCGAGACCGATCCGGCCATCGTCACCGAGCTGATCGAGCGCAGCCAGGCGTCCATCGCCGCCCTGCGGCGCGACATCGCGACGCTGACCGGACCGGCGCTGTTCGACTTCCTGCTGGAGGCCTTCGAGGAGCACAAGCGGGACCTCGGCGACCCCGTGAGCATGCGGGCGATCATGGCCGGGATGGAGGCCACCTGGTGGCTCAACGACCGGCTGGGGGAATGGCTCGGCGAGCGGAACGCGGCCGACACCCTCACCCTGTCCGCGCCCGGCAACATCACGTCGGAGATGGGACTGGCACTGCTCGACGTCGCGGACGTCATCCGTCCGCATCCGCAGGTGGTGGCGTTCCTGCGGGCCGTCGACGACGACGGCTTCCTGGACGAACTGCCGAAGCTCCCGGGCGGGGCCGAGGCGCGCGACGCCATCGAGTCCTACCTGGACCGGTACGGCATGCGCTGCGTCGGCGAGATCGACATCACGAGGCCCCGCTGGCGCGAACGCCCCACCACGCTCGTACCCGTGCTGCTCGACAACGTCCGGACGTTCGAGCCGGGCGCCGCCGCACGCCGCTTCGCGCACGGACGGCGGCAGGCGCGCGAGAAGGAGCGGGAGGTGCTCGAACGGCTGCGGGCCCTGCCGGACGGCGAGCGGAAGGCCGACGAGACGAAGCGGATGATCGACCGGGTCCGGACCTTCATCGGCTACCGCGAGTACCCGAAGTACGGCATCGTCAGCCGCTACTTCGTCTACAAGCAGGCCCTGCTCGCCGAGGTCGAGCGCCTCGTGCGGGCCGGCGTGCTCGCCGCCGGGGAGGACGCCTTCTACCTCACGTTCGCCGAACTGCACGACGTCGTGCGCTTCCACCGGGTGGACGACGAGCTGATCCGGCGGCGCAGGGAGGAGTTCCGGTCGTACCAGGCACTCACGCCGCCCCGGGTGCTGACCTCGGACGGCGAGGTCCTCGCCGGGGCGTACCGGCGCGACGACGTGCCGGCCGGAGCCCTGGCCGGCCTGCCCGTCTCCGCCGGGACCGTCGAAGGGCGCGCCCGCGTCATCCTGGACATGGCCCAGGCCGATCTCGAACCGGGTGACATCCTCGTCACGGCCCACACGGACCCGAGCTGGACGCCCCTGTTCGTCGCCGTCGCGGGACTGGTGACCGAGGTCGGCGGGCTGATGACCCACGGCGCCGTGATCGCCCGGGAGTACGGCCTGCCGGCCGTCGTCAGCGTCGTCGACGCCACCCGGCTCATTCCCGACGGCCAGCGGATCCGCGTGCACGGAAGCGACGGGTACGTCGAGCTCCTGCCGTGA
- a CDS encoding CDGSH iron-sulfur domain-containing protein yields MDDLASVTACEDGPLLLRGAFTLLTQDGEVIDPGRRTVALCRCGRSAIKPFCDGTHKAVGFQAPSAPTSERPWERD; encoded by the coding sequence ATGGACGACTTGGCCTCCGTCACCGCCTGCGAGGATGGCCCCCTGCTGCTGCGCGGCGCGTTCACGCTGCTCACCCAGGACGGCGAGGTCATCGACCCCGGGCGCCGTACGGTCGCGCTGTGCCGCTGTGGGCGTTCGGCGATCAAGCCGTTCTGCGACGGGACGCACAAGGCCGTCGGCTTTCAGGCCCCCAGCGCGCCGACCAGCGAGCGGCCGTGGGAGCGGGACTGA
- a CDS encoding WD40 repeat domain-containing protein, whose amino-acid sequence MTEGTGSQPQIRPSTVGYTHHLELSPDGRFLLSTHSGDRVRVWDLAARAPVAQWVDPGDLVFGTEPATVLAADDAVLRRVDVRSHQDRTQPWPYPHGHFLPGPDATQWYLVTATGAARQLIDVATGAPRCTLSEPAGTIARGVLSPDGQWLATYTWHGGDYAVRIWRTADGAQVGELPQKSAVYQVAFLPGGQRCVVAADDTTRVWDLLSGTVVTGFDGVEFALSPDGTRLAVAGEESGTWIHSTADFEPLVELPDHGEIGALAFTVDGRFLATGRSDDSIIRVWDAATGDAAYELGGVTREVHALAFSPDGQRLASVVDDGHVRIWATDTGRLVHRLPAHTGAVQAVAYHPGGDLLAVADDETVRFWDAATGSPAGELPPTGAGTLAVAYAPDGGRLATAGDDGVLRIWDTGTREPVAELTGQEKPIWYVAFRPDGRHLVIADDEEVWAWDTVTGAVADPLAEASGWIDAVGVAPDGSGLAVGSCDDHDDATLEIYGAAGEFPAQPYTNRVWALAYTPGGALAVGGDDAQVRIFPDPLSEQDVVRLAGHTGLVRSLAVDAQGRLLAVGGTDGAVHLWDVEQRQRLAVLVVLDDGGAATLRDLDQHVVGGTPHGEFWYPRPAL is encoded by the coding sequence GTGACAGAGGGCACCGGCTCCCAGCCGCAGATCCGCCCGTCGACCGTGGGATACACGCACCATCTCGAACTCAGCCCCGACGGCCGTTTCCTGCTGAGCACGCACTCCGGAGACCGGGTGCGGGTCTGGGACCTGGCGGCGCGGGCGCCGGTGGCGCAGTGGGTCGATCCGGGCGACCTCGTCTTCGGCACCGAGCCGGCGACCGTCCTCGCGGCGGACGACGCAGTGCTGCGCCGCGTCGACGTGCGCAGCCACCAGGACCGGACCCAGCCGTGGCCGTACCCGCACGGGCACTTCCTGCCCGGTCCGGACGCCACGCAGTGGTACCTGGTCACCGCCACCGGCGCGGCGAGGCAGCTGATCGACGTGGCCACCGGCGCACCGCGGTGCACGCTGTCGGAGCCGGCCGGCACCATCGCCCGCGGCGTGTTGTCGCCGGACGGCCAGTGGCTGGCCACCTACACCTGGCACGGCGGGGACTACGCGGTACGGATCTGGCGCACGGCGGACGGCGCCCAGGTGGGCGAGCTGCCCCAGAAGAGCGCGGTGTACCAGGTGGCGTTCCTGCCCGGCGGGCAACGGTGCGTGGTCGCCGCCGACGACACCACCCGGGTGTGGGACCTGCTCAGTGGCACGGTCGTCACCGGGTTCGACGGCGTGGAGTTCGCGCTGTCGCCGGACGGCACCCGGCTCGCCGTGGCCGGCGAGGAGTCCGGCACCTGGATCCATTCCACGGCGGACTTCGAGCCGCTGGTCGAGCTTCCCGACCACGGTGAGATCGGAGCCCTCGCGTTCACCGTGGACGGACGGTTCCTCGCGACCGGCCGTTCCGACGACTCGATCATCCGCGTCTGGGACGCCGCGACCGGCGACGCCGCATATGAGCTGGGCGGGGTGACCCGCGAGGTACACGCGCTCGCGTTCAGCCCGGACGGGCAGCGGCTGGCGTCCGTCGTCGACGACGGCCACGTACGGATCTGGGCGACGGACACGGGGCGGCTGGTGCACCGGCTGCCCGCGCACACCGGCGCGGTGCAGGCGGTGGCGTACCACCCGGGTGGTGACCTGCTGGCGGTGGCCGACGACGAGACCGTGCGTTTCTGGGACGCGGCGACCGGATCGCCCGCCGGCGAACTGCCGCCCACCGGCGCCGGGACGCTGGCGGTGGCCTACGCGCCGGACGGCGGCCGGCTCGCGACCGCGGGCGACGACGGCGTCCTGCGCATCTGGGACACCGGCACGCGGGAGCCGGTCGCCGAGCTGACCGGCCAGGAGAAACCCATCTGGTACGTGGCGTTCCGCCCGGACGGGCGCCACCTCGTGATCGCCGACGACGAGGAGGTCTGGGCGTGGGACACGGTCACCGGAGCGGTCGCCGACCCGCTCGCTGAGGCGTCGGGCTGGATCGACGCGGTCGGCGTCGCCCCGGACGGCAGCGGCCTCGCGGTCGGCAGCTGCGACGATCACGACGATGCCACGCTGGAGATCTACGGCGCTGCCGGCGAGTTCCCCGCGCAGCCGTACACGAACCGGGTGTGGGCGCTGGCGTACACGCCCGGCGGGGCGCTCGCCGTGGGTGGTGACGACGCCCAGGTGCGGATCTTCCCGGACCCGCTCTCCGAGCAGGACGTGGTGCGGTTGGCAGGTCACACCGGGTTGGTCCGGTCGCTGGCCGTCGATGCGCAGGGGCGGCTGCTGGCCGTCGGCGGCACCGACGGCGCGGTGCACCTGTGGGATGTCGAGCAGCGGCAGCGGCTCGCCGTCCTGGTGGTGCTCGACGACGGCGGTGCGGCCACGCTCCGCGACCTCGACCAGCATGTCGTCGGCGGTACGCCGCACGGCGAGTTCTGGTATCCGCGTCCGGCGCTCTGA